The Kluyveromyces lactis strain NRRL Y-1140 chromosome D complete sequence genome has a window encoding:
- the RRG8 gene encoding Rrg8p (weakly similar to uniprot|Q06109 Saccharomyces cerevisiae YPR116W Hypothetical ORF), translated as MSKGWRKLFVSRGDGTKNSLKKTLKVPEVRSPLLTNFHRWAGKERVLKLTDKEQVTEAVGNSSWDLSKNLFANLLASPMRSDKASRFKFPRDLLIQMKLVQTGNENPGKLATLMPLINMKSGKSSSYVANSLKIFKGKKPGLGQLVPTAVNDSGIANISLSDIVLDKSLFTEKHQEELLQCIENCMTQLVDRRKSSVPVVVEDWDVVLTYDHNNDNDIELVRLKQLPKDPTVIILNLKVVENDSIRALINDKLKNHEVGVVLKFLKDERLIRLVYSLLNFSK; from the coding sequence ATGAGTAAAGGTTGGAGGAAACTATTCGTTTCTAGAGGCGATGGGACTaagaattctttgaagaagacgTTGAAAGTACCAGAGGTACGAAGTCCCTTATTAACGAATTTCCATCGATGGGCAGGGAAAGAGCGGGTCTTGAAACTTACTGACAAGGAGCAGGTCACTGAAGCGGTTGGAAATAGTTCATGGGACCTTAGTAAGAACCTTTTTGCTAATTTACTGGCCTCACCAATGAGAAGTGACAAGGCATCGCGATTCAAGTTCCCCAGAGATTTATTGATTCAAATGAAACTGGTGCAAACTGGTAATGAGAATCCGGGGAAGTTAGCAACATTGATGCCACTGATAAATATGAAGAGCGGTAAAAGCAGTTCATACGTAGCGAAcagtttgaagatattTAAAGGGAAGAAACCTGGTTTAGGTCAATTAGTTCCAACTGCAGTCAATGATTCGGGGATTGCTAACATATCGTTGTCAGACATTGTGCTAGACAAGAGTCTATTCACGGAAAAGCATCAGGAGGAGCTACTACAGTGCATTGAGAATTGCATGACACAATTAGTTGACCGGCGAAAGTCTTCTGTTCCAGTCGTAGTTGAAGATTGGGATGTAGTATTGACATACGATCACAATAATGACAACGATATAGAGCTTGTACGGCTTAAGCAGTTACCCAAAGATCCCACTGTAATAATCTTGAATTTAAAGGTAGTAGAAAATGATTCGATAAGGGCTTTGATTAATgataaattgaagaatcATGAAGTTGGTGTCGTtttgaagttcttgaaagatgaacGTCTGATACGATTAGTGTATAGTCTACTTAATTTCTCTAAATAG
- a CDS encoding flavin reductase family protein (conserved hypothetical protein): protein MPGFNSTMMVRLYSTAKISIHDITQQKFRETMGRICNQAMILTTAVPIHCNSDRFRGVTLSSVTSLSLMPIPLIQFNLQLPSFTSDFLHDFNHFALHLMKPNEQSIHLARNFSKGAMKNTHNGEIVPTQPFVGLQEGVEYDTYDINGTNLRIPLLKNAERVIVCQGLKTFNVGDHEIWVGKVEDIVNRTSEEGADDPISGGLLYCNRNFHTLGDPIRKKSG from the coding sequence ATGCCAGGTTTCAATAGTACGATGATGGTAAGGCTTTATTCTACTGCCAAGATATCTATTCATGATATAACCCAGCAAAAGTTCAGAGAGACTATGGGAAGGATCTGTAATCAAGCGATGATTTTGACCACAGCTGTGCCTATACATTGTAACAGCGATAGATTCCGTGGTGTTACATTGTCCAGTGTTACGTCGCTTTCGTTGATGCCGATACCGcttattcaattcaatcTGCAGCTCCCCTCGTTTACTTCCGATTTCTTACACGATTTTAACCATTTTGCATTACATCTTATGAAACCTAACGAGCAATCGATTCACCTGGCCCGGAACTTTAGTAAGGGTGCCATGAAAAACACCCATAATGGTGAGATAGTTCCGACTCAACCTTTTGTAGGGTTACAAGAAGGCGTCGAATACGATACTTATGACATAAACGGTACTAATTTACGTATTcctttgttgaagaacgCCGAGAGAGTCATTGTATGTCAGGGTTTGAAAACCTTCAACGTGGGTGATCATGAGATATGGGTCGGAAAGGTCGAGGATATTGTGAATCGAACGTCTGAGGAAGGTGCTGATGATCCGATTAGTGGTGGATTATTGTACTGTAATCGGAATTTCCATACGTTGGGAGATCCCATTAGGAAAAAGTCTGGCTAA